GCACCAAATGGTCGGCTTTTCAGTGTTGCACAACTAGTTGGTATTAAAGGGAAATAATACCAAATAGGCTGTCATCAGCCTGCTCCCCTTCTGTAAATTCTAGTTTATAGGCTGACATTTTAACCCATCGGTTTCTATACTTCGAATAACAAATGAAAGCTGgtggtttacaaaaaaaaaaaaaaaaaaacattttcagaagAAAGCCTGTGTACTTCTTTCATTACAAAAACAGAACATGAAAGTGGGGCTTAAAGCATACAGATGTCTGCAATTCTTgtgaaaaatgttttcttttactcACTCTCTGAGGTAGTTAGATCTTTGTTAATTTTTAAAGCACAGCCCTGTTGGGATTAATTTGCTTGTTGTCTTTTTCATTTCGGATCTAAAGAACTGTAGAGCTTCGATATGCTTTTTACTTTTAATGTACTTTTTGATCTTCCACGTTATCATGAGCTCCAATAAAAATTGTTTGTAAACTAAAAAATATAACTTTAGTGAGAAATAAAGGATGGAATAAACAGGgggtatagttctgctttaaaagggTTTTTCATTCTAGCAAAGCTTCTGAATTGCACCTGAACCAGTGTATAAACCGCACTacacttctttaaaaaaaaaaaaaaaaaaaaaacacgcaataaaACCGTGCCTAGACATTGGTAACTGAGCCTTACAAGTTTTGATGCCAAGATTATCAGATGATTGAAAGGGATTCAAAGGGATTCAAAAGGTGCCCCAATAGTACAGTCTTCTAAAAACAGAAGGTATCTACATGTCACATTCCatcacaaatgtaaaaaaataaagggatccgtttttttttttttttttttaatcctttaggGCAGTGGTCAGAGCcatgcaaatttttattttttcaccctAGAGTGACCAAACTATACATCCACAACCACCAGAATACAACACAAAGTCAAATATTGTAGAGCGAAGGCAGCATGTTTTTAATGTAAATAAaggctattaaaaaataaaaaatatcccatattCATGCATTTGGTCTTTAAAGGAAAAGGCAGCAAAGTGAGCAATTCAAAAGCAATGGCTAGCAAAATCTCATCCTTTCACTAAACAGCAAATTCAAAGTCACCTGGTCACAGAAAAAGCTCCGATCATTTGTACATCACCCCCACCTCTGAACTGGCGCacatagaacttttttttttttgttacccccCTCTGCTCTGGGTTTTCCATTAAGCATTTGCATTTTAGGTTTGTTGTGGTGCTTTAGTAGTCCATTCAAATGAATGCACTGCCTTAATACTACACACCTCACATTACTACACATCAGAAGAGCTGATCCCTTACACGTGTCGTTACATAAGTGTCCTTTTCTTCATTCCTCTAGCTTATTTTGCACAATGGAAAATAGCATaactaaaaaggtaaacagaatgAAGAACAAGTGAACACACAACAAAGAATACCAGTGGCTCCCTAACCAGTAGTAGAAGGACAGTGATTTCCAATGTATGATTTGTAAGAGACATTTGGATATAAATTTACTAACCATTTCATGCCCAAgcccatttctgacatttgttgcttacaagttaaaatccgtattttttgctagaaaattacttagaacccccaaacattatatatttttaacagaTACCCTAGATACCCTTAATTTTTATTCCACTGTTCAATTGCATTTATGTAATTTCACAGAGAGCAGCTTGGCTACTTAatttataatataattttaatttcacttatttatttatacaaattGGCGCGAGATTTCATTTTCcagataccctagagaataaagtggAAGTCAttgaaatattttatgtcgcacggtatttgcgcatcggtcttTCAAATACacttttatgaataaaaaaaaacagtaaagttagcccaatatttttgtataatgtgaaagatggtgttacgccgagtaaatagataccttacatgtcatgctttgtcaccattccatgaaTGGGCGTAATGTCAATATATGGTACCTAAAATCTCCAAAGGCGACATTTTAAATTACCGTCATTGGTAGCTttgtaaaccagaagtgatgctGCTTCTGGAATTTTATATCGGAGAATCCGTCTTTGTTCGGGTCTCAGCCTAGACAGCAGACACGCCATCCGGTGGATTGGGACTGCCGGTGGGAGGTCCTGCTCCTTTAAGATAACAgctgagcggcttttagccgcattggtTATCACAAAAAAGCCAACCgctggctctaaaaaaaaaaaaggtaccggTGTGAtagctgcaggaatcaccccGGTTCAACCCACGAATGCAAACTTGCATATGGTCGGCATGAAGAGGTtaagaaaagaaaatacaaagcATTTGGTAAGTCAGTTTTAGGCAAAATGCTGAATAGGCCACAATAGAAATACACCAACAAGAAGGATatatatgttttccttttttgtgccAATACTTTTCTACTGTTACATTCATCCAGAGAATAAGGCTACACAGTAATATCCAGATTACCTGGGCTCACGGTCAGCTGGAAATAATGTAACTTGTTGGGGTCAGGGAAATTCACTTTACAAGTACctggagagataaaaaaaaaaaaaaaaataaagtttagcaTCACCATCTTCAAACATTGCATTACATTAAAAAAGTAGTCGGATACACAACTACTTTATATGTAGTATTACAATATTTATTGAATCGGAAGATAAAATTGAAACAGAACTAACAAATTATATAAATACTGCAGGTTTCCTATAGAAGTCACAATTTAATGTGACGATTGGTAGGTGAATGTTGCCAggtaggttgatttactaaaaccggagagtgcaaaatttatattattctttaaaaaaaaataaaacaaaataaaaaaaatcctacaaaAATAAAACTGGATATTTATCAGAACTGTTTGTTACAGATCCTACAGAGACACAAACAATCCTGTCCACTATTTACTAGGTGCTTTCTGGAAGTCTAACGCCATCACAACAGAAAATCAATTCAGTTGTCACTACCATACCCAATAAAATTCAGTACTCTATGGGATTATTTTTTGTTAAGGGTTACGTTCACCTTTTAGAACATGCTGATCCAAAATATGGGTGTAGCATGttctagtccccccccccccccccccccagtgtgacaGTGAGCAGGAGTTCTTCCCCCCAAACTTTTTGTCACATTTGAAAACCGTGCAGCACCAACACTGATGCATCATTCACAGGAATTTGTGAATTAAgaaaactacaagtgcagtcTTCCACTGCCGCAGAAGGACTTGTAGTATAAATGAACAGAGAGTGCTGGATCAGcacacttgtagttcattcacactgTCTGCAGCCCTAAAAATTACAGTATGTACAGAGGTAAGGGGACAGAG
The Rana temporaria chromosome 6, aRanTem1.1, whole genome shotgun sequence DNA segment above includes these coding regions:
- the UBE2F gene encoding NEDD8-conjugating enzyme UBE2F isoform X5 → MLTLASKLKRDDGVKGSRASNTSTDSTRRVSVRDRLLIKEVAELEANLPCTCKVNFPDPNKLHYFQLTVSPEPAVGFFVITNAAKSRSAVILKEQDLPPAVPIHRMACLLSRLRPEQRRILRYKIPEAASLLVYKATNDGNLKCRLWRF